One genomic window of Mustela erminea isolate mMusErm1 chromosome 13, mMusErm1.Pri, whole genome shotgun sequence includes the following:
- the LOC116571636 gene encoding keratin, type I cytoskeletal 18-like → MSFTTHSTFSSNYRSLGSMQSPSHRVRPVSSAASVYAGAGGSGSRISVSRSTSFRGGWGSGGLATGFAAGMARGLAGIGSMQGEKETMQDLNDRLASYLERVRSLEADNQRLEVRIREHLEKKGPQVRDWGHYFKTIEELRSQIFASSVDNARIVLQIDNARLAADDFRVKYETELAMRQSVESDIHGLRKVIDDTNVTRLQLETEIEALKEELLFMKKNHEEEVKGLQNQIANSGLTMELDAPKSQDLSKIMADIRAQYDELARKNQEELDKYWSQQIEESTTVITTQTSEIGEAEMTLTELRRIAQSLEINLDSMRNLKASLENSLREVETRYAMQMEQLNGVLLHLESELSQTRAEGQRQAQEYEALLNVKVKLEAEIATYRRLLEDGEDFNLSDALDSSSSMQTIQKTTTRKIVDGKVVSETNDTKVLRR, encoded by the coding sequence ATGAGCTTCACCACCCACTCCACCTTCTCTTCCAACTATCGGTCCCTGGGCTCCATGCAGTCGCCCAGCCACCGGGTCCGGCCTGTCAGCAGCGCGGCCAGCGTCTATGCAGGCGCGGGAGGCTCAGGCTCCCGGATCTCCGTATCCCGCTCCACCAGCTTCCGGGGCGGTTGGGGGTCCGGGGGCCTGGCCACGGGGTTCGCCGCCGGGATGGCCAGGGGTCTGGCCGGCATAGGGAGCATGCAGGGCGAGAAGGAGACCATGCAAGACCTGAATGACCGCCTGGCCTCCTACCTGGAGAGGGTGAGGAGCCTGGAGGCAGATAATCAGAGACTGGAGGTGAGAATCCGGGAACACCTGGAGAAGAAGGGACCCCAGGTCAGAGACTGGGGGCATTACTTCAAGACCATCGAGGAGCTGAGGTCTCAGATTTTTGCAAGTTCTGTGGACAATGCCCGCATCGTTCTGCAGATTGACAATGCCCGTCTTGCTGCTGATGACTTCAGAGTCAAGTATGAGACGGAACTGGCCATGCGCCAGTCCGTGGAGAGTGACATCCACGGGCTCCGCAAGGTCATCGATGACACCAATGTCACTAGGCTGCAGCTGGAGACAGAGATTGAGGCTCTCAAGGAGGAGTTGCTCTTTATGAAGAAGAACCATGAGGAGGAAGTAAAGGGTCTACAGAACCAAATTGCCAACTCCGGGTTGACCATGGAGTTGGATGCCCCCAAGTCTCAGGACCTCAGCAAGATCATGGCAGACATCCGGGCCCAGTATGATGAGCTGGCTCGGAAGAACCAAGAGGAGCTGGACAAATACTGGTCCCAGCAGATTGAGGAAAGCACCACAGTGATCACCACACAGACCTCAGAGATAGGAGAGGCTGAGATGACCCTCACGGAGCTGAGACGTATCGCCCAGTCCTTGGAGATCAACCTGGATTCGATGAGAAACCTGAAGGCCAGCTTAGAGAACAGCCTCAGGGAGGTCGAAACCCGCTACGCCATGCAGATGGAGCAGCTCAACGGGGTCCTGCTGCACCTGGAGTCTGAACTGTCCCAGACCCGGGCAGAGGGGCAGCGCCAGGCCCAGGAGTACGAAGCCCTGTTGAATGTCAAGGTCAAGCTGGAGGCTGAGATCGCTACCTACCGTCGCCTGCTGGAAGATGGGGAGGACTTCAATCTCAGTGACGCCCTGGACAGCAGCAGCTCCATGCAAACCATCCAGAAAACCACTACCCGCAAGATTGTGGACGGCAAGGTCGTGTCTGAGACCAATGACACCAAAGTTCTGAGGCgttga